In Parasegetibacter sp. NRK P23, a single genomic region encodes these proteins:
- a CDS encoding PaaI family thioesterase, producing the protein MTATEIINAMMEKDAFSQWMHLERLEESAGSCTLQMKVAPSMCNGFGVAHGGTLYSFADSCVAFAVNALGEVAVSVETSISHLLPAKPGDVLTCTSNEERVSARMAVYTATITNEANQKVALFKGVYFRTGKSW; encoded by the coding sequence ATGACCGCAACAGAAATCATCAATGCCATGATGGAAAAGGATGCTTTCAGCCAATGGATGCACCTCGAACGGCTGGAAGAAAGCGCCGGTTCCTGCACACTGCAAATGAAAGTGGCGCCTTCCATGTGCAATGGCTTCGGCGTGGCCCATGGCGGCACATTGTATTCCTTCGCGGATAGCTGTGTTGCGTTCGCCGTGAATGCGCTGGGAGAAGTAGCAGTTTCCGTGGAAACATCCATCTCTCATTTATTGCCCGCCAAACCCGGAGATGTGCTGACCTGTACTTCTAATGAAGAACGTGTAAGCGCGCGGATGGCCGTTTATACCGCCACCATCACCAATGAGGCGAACCAGAAGGTGGCGCTTTTTAAAGGGGTGTATTTCCGTACCGGGAAAAGCTGGTAA
- the paaD gene encoding 1,2-phenylacetyl-CoA epoxidase subunit PaaD — MENADKHIILGWLDEVKDPEVPVLSITDLGIVRALDWENGKLIVSITPTYSGCPAMEVIAAGIKMLLAEKGIAATEVRTVLSPAWTTDWMTEKGKQALKAYGIAPPNPVQQVCSPEAFVMEEQVACPRCGASATTQVSRFGSTACKALYQCDVCKEPFDYFKCH; from the coding sequence ATGGAAAATGCCGATAAACATATTATACTCGGATGGCTCGATGAAGTGAAGGATCCTGAAGTACCGGTGCTCTCCATCACCGACCTCGGTATTGTACGGGCCCTCGACTGGGAAAACGGGAAACTGATCGTATCCATCACACCTACATACAGCGGATGCCCGGCAATGGAGGTGATAGCCGCTGGGATCAAGATGCTCCTTGCCGAAAAAGGCATCGCGGCCACCGAAGTAAGGACCGTGCTCTCCCCCGCATGGACCACCGACTGGATGACAGAGAAAGGAAAGCAGGCCTTGAAAGCCTACGGCATCGCGCCACCCAATCCTGTACAACAGGTATGCTCACCCGAAGCCTTCGTAATGGAAGAACAGGTGGCTTGCCCGCGCTGCGGCGCCTCGGCTACCACCCAGGTGAGCCGCTTCGGATCCACGGCCTGCAAAGCGTTGTACCAATGCGATGTGTGTAAGGAACCGTTCGATTACTTCAAGTGTCATTAA
- the obgE gene encoding GTPase ObgE — MEKTNFVDQIRIFCRSGHGGAGSKHFMRTKFNAMAGPDGGDGGRGGHVILRGNSQLWTLLHLRYFKNVIAENGTNGSGNNSSGRFGKDVYIDVPLGTVARDEETGEQEAEILEDGQEIIWMPGGRGGLGNSNFKTPTNQAPEYAQPGEPGIEGWKVLELKVLADVGLVGFPNAGKSTLLSTITAAKPKIADYAFTTLTPQLGMVEYRNERSFCIADLPGIIEGAAEGKGLGHRFLRHIERNSVLLFLIPADSADHRKEFNILKKELEEYNPEMLHKKFIIAISKSDMLDDELKEAISRELPKDIPHLFISSVTQLGLQQLKDVLWEALNEKTMAG, encoded by the coding sequence ATGGAAAAAACAAACTTTGTAGATCAGATCAGGATATTCTGCCGCTCCGGACACGGAGGTGCGGGCAGTAAACATTTTATGCGGACCAAATTCAACGCCATGGCTGGTCCTGATGGCGGAGACGGTGGCCGGGGCGGACACGTTATTCTTCGTGGCAACAGTCAGTTGTGGACCCTCCTTCACCTTCGTTATTTCAAGAATGTGATCGCGGAAAACGGTACGAATGGTAGTGGCAACAACAGTTCCGGGCGCTTCGGGAAGGATGTGTATATAGACGTGCCGTTGGGTACAGTGGCACGGGATGAAGAAACCGGAGAACAGGAAGCCGAAATTCTCGAGGATGGCCAGGAAATCATCTGGATGCCCGGCGGAAGAGGGGGCCTGGGGAACAGTAATTTTAAAACGCCTACCAACCAGGCACCTGAATATGCACAACCGGGTGAGCCTGGAATTGAAGGATGGAAGGTGCTGGAACTGAAAGTATTGGCCGACGTGGGATTGGTAGGTTTCCCCAATGCCGGGAAATCGACACTGCTCAGTACCATCACGGCGGCAAAACCTAAAATAGCCGATTACGCTTTTACTACGCTTACCCCGCAACTGGGGATGGTGGAATACCGTAACGAGCGTTCTTTCTGCATCGCCGATCTTCCTGGTATCATAGAAGGTGCGGCGGAAGGAAAAGGGCTGGGGCACCGCTTTCTCCGGCACATTGAGCGGAACTCCGTATTGTTGTTCCTGATCCCCGCCGATAGTGCGGACCACCGCAAAGAGTTCAACATCCTCAAGAAGGAACTGGAAGAATACAACCCGGAAATGCTCCATAAAAAGTTCATCATCGCCATCTCAAAAAGTGATATGCTGGACGATGAACTGAAAGAAGCCATCAGCAGGGAACTGCCGAAAGATATTCCGCACCTGTTCATATCATCCGTAACACAACTCGGGTTACAGCAGCTGAAAGATGTATTGTGGGAAGCTTTGAATGAAAAGACGATGGCTGGTTAA
- a CDS encoding TetR/AcrR family transcriptional regulator, which translates to MSKIKSRKNSTKKEAIIETASHLFREKGFSATSMRDLAEKVGVEAASLYNHIQSKAELLQEICFRVANQFITHIDAIEHSEEPALHKLEAIIRFHIRMMLDQYENVYISDHEWRHLPEPYLSNFLNQRRSYRKRLGALIEKGIQQGEMKNIEPYVAVLTILSAISGLESWQRSRKSIPPETMEDNMVKYLIEGIKK; encoded by the coding sequence ATGTCTAAGATTAAAAGCCGCAAAAACAGCACGAAGAAGGAAGCCATTATTGAGACCGCCTCCCATCTTTTCCGCGAAAAAGGTTTCAGCGCCACCTCCATGCGCGACCTCGCCGAAAAAGTAGGCGTGGAAGCCGCCAGTCTGTACAACCATATTCAATCCAAAGCCGAGTTGCTCCAGGAAATCTGTTTCCGGGTGGCCAACCAGTTCATCACCCATATCGATGCCATCGAACACAGTGAGGAACCCGCGTTGCATAAGCTGGAAGCGATCATCCGTTTTCATATACGGATGATGCTGGACCAGTATGAAAATGTGTACATCTCCGATCATGAATGGCGGCACCTTCCGGAACCCTATCTGTCCAACTTCCTCAACCAGCGGCGGAGTTACCGGAAAAGGCTCGGGGCACTCATCGAAAAAGGCATACAACAGGGAGAGATGAAAAACATTGAACCCTACGTGGCCGTGCTCACCATCCTCTCCGCCATCAGCGGACTGGAATCATGGCAACGCTCGCGTAAGTCCATTCCCCCTGAAACAATGGAGGACAACATGGTGAAGTATCTCATTGAAGGAATAAAGAAATAA
- a CDS encoding ATP-dependent DNA helicase, giving the protein MVKMNNELRQQYRQAYNALNPTQQKAVDTIEGPVMVIAGPGTGKTQILGARIAKILLDTDTRPENILCLTYTDAGVVAMRKRLLQFIGPDAYKVNIYTFHAFCNDVIQENLPLFEKHVLDPVSDLERIEMMKELIDGFPKNHPLKRYRGNVYYEMKGLTDLFSVMKKEGWTPEGMNQKIDEYITSLPEREEYITKRATKEFKKGDLRTDKIEEEKGKIEKLRAAVNAFEPFQEIMRQKNRYDFDDMINWVIRAFSENEPLLRRYQEQFLYILVDEYQDTSGSQNKLVQQLIAYWDTPNIFVVGDDDQSIYRFQGANVENMLNFADTYQQQLRTLVLTQNYRSTQPILDASKKLIDSNEERLVKQLPGLSKELLSSRPGLMELTHTPVIREYLSPRQEMTAITLEIAQLVKEKLVPPGRIAVIYKENKYGEELALFLQARDVPVYSKRNLNLFTIPLAQQLIRLLKYLDAEHDTTYGGDGFLFEILHINWFNIPSVDIARLTAELADKNSSGAGPRSSLRQYLHTKSTEPQRELFSTGIHENLKRASRIIEALLAAVPNTTLQGLMEQIIREAGVLAHILKQPDKVWQMQVLTAMFEFVKEETRRNPTLRLHQLVETLDTMEKEGLVLPLVQVSGNDKGVNLLTAHGSKGLEYEYVFLAGCNASFWEKKRKPGGGYKMPDTLFSSTEGSSGNENSKEELRRLFYVALTRAEKHLYISYARFKDDNKELEPSMFIAEIQQESPLPVERPVVSPETMAEFNIVNFSQPAAPEIERLETEFITRVLERFTMNVTALSNYLKCPLEFYFRSLIRIPSPKNEATEFGSAVHHAVEQLFRKMQDMNKQFPPMQVFLEDFSWYMYRHRESFTKEQFERRMEYGKEILANYYQHYIDKWNKVVVVERNIRNVVVDGVPLKGKLDKLEFDGSHVNVVDYKSGDPDNGIKKLSGPSEKDPNGGDYWRQAVFYKILVDGYENRDWKVISSEFDFIEPDKKKQYRKEKVLITDADTTTVKQQIKTVWERIQAHDFYTGCGASDCHWCNFVKTNELAVSLHTLNPDEGEA; this is encoded by the coding sequence ATGGTGAAAATGAACAACGAACTCCGGCAGCAATACCGGCAAGCCTATAACGCCCTCAACCCTACCCAGCAAAAAGCCGTGGATACCATCGAAGGACCGGTGATGGTGATCGCCGGACCGGGAACGGGAAAAACACAGATCCTGGGCGCCAGGATCGCGAAGATCCTGCTGGATACCGATACGCGCCCCGAAAACATACTCTGCCTTACTTATACCGATGCCGGGGTGGTGGCCATGCGCAAAAGGCTGTTGCAGTTTATTGGCCCCGACGCTTATAAAGTGAACATCTACACCTTCCACGCTTTCTGCAACGACGTGATCCAGGAGAACCTGCCTTTGTTCGAAAAGCATGTACTGGACCCGGTTTCCGACCTGGAAAGGATTGAAATGATGAAGGAGCTGATCGATGGTTTTCCAAAGAACCATCCGCTCAAAAGGTACCGCGGCAATGTGTATTACGAAATGAAGGGACTCACCGACCTGTTCAGCGTGATGAAGAAAGAGGGATGGACACCTGAAGGCATGAACCAAAAGATCGATGAATACATCACTTCATTGCCCGAAAGGGAAGAATACATCACCAAAAGGGCCACGAAGGAATTCAAAAAAGGCGATCTCCGTACCGATAAAATTGAAGAAGAAAAAGGCAAAATCGAAAAGCTCCGGGCCGCCGTGAACGCCTTCGAACCTTTCCAGGAAATCATGCGCCAAAAGAACCGCTACGATTTCGACGATATGATCAACTGGGTGATCCGCGCTTTTTCGGAGAATGAACCACTGCTGCGCCGCTACCAGGAACAGTTCCTCTATATTTTGGTGGATGAATACCAGGATACCAGCGGCAGCCAGAATAAACTGGTGCAGCAACTGATCGCCTACTGGGATACCCCGAACATTTTTGTGGTGGGCGACGATGACCAGTCGATATACAGGTTCCAGGGCGCGAACGTGGAGAATATGCTGAACTTCGCCGATACCTACCAGCAGCAACTCCGCACATTGGTGCTTACGCAGAACTACCGGTCCACCCAACCGATACTTGACGCTTCCAAAAAACTGATCGATTCCAACGAAGAACGGCTGGTGAAACAATTGCCCGGCCTCAGTAAGGAACTGCTTTCCAGTCGGCCGGGACTCATGGAGCTTACCCATACCCCCGTGATCCGCGAATACCTTTCGCCCCGCCAGGAAATGACGGCCATTACGCTGGAAATAGCGCAACTGGTGAAAGAAAAACTGGTGCCGCCAGGGCGCATCGCCGTTATTTACAAGGAAAACAAATACGGCGAAGAACTGGCGCTGTTTCTCCAGGCCCGAGATGTACCGGTGTACAGTAAACGAAACCTCAACCTGTTCACCATCCCGTTGGCGCAACAACTGATCCGGCTACTAAAATACCTTGATGCGGAGCACGATACCACCTATGGCGGCGACGGCTTCCTGTTCGAAATCCTGCACATCAACTGGTTCAATATTCCTTCCGTGGATATTGCCCGGCTCACCGCGGAACTGGCCGATAAAAACAGCAGTGGCGCGGGCCCCAGGAGCAGTTTACGGCAATACCTGCATACCAAATCCACCGAGCCGCAACGCGAACTGTTCAGCACCGGCATCCACGAAAACCTGAAAAGGGCCTCCCGCATCATCGAAGCGCTGCTGGCCGCCGTTCCCAATACTACTTTACAGGGATTAATGGAACAGATCATCCGCGAAGCGGGCGTACTGGCACACATCCTGAAACAGCCCGATAAGGTATGGCAAATGCAGGTGCTCACGGCCATGTTCGAATTCGTGAAGGAAGAAACCCGCCGTAACCCGACCCTGCGCCTGCACCAACTGGTGGAAACCCTGGACACCATGGAGAAGGAAGGACTCGTGCTGCCCCTGGTGCAGGTGAGTGGCAACGACAAAGGTGTGAACCTGCTTACCGCCCACGGCTCCAAAGGCCTGGAATACGAATATGTTTTCCTCGCTGGCTGCAACGCTTCTTTCTGGGAGAAGAAAAGAAAGCCCGGCGGTGGTTATAAAATGCCCGATACCCTGTTCTCTTCCACAGAAGGTTCCTCCGGGAATGAGAACAGCAAAGAAGAACTGCGCCGCCTGTTTTACGTGGCGCTCACCAGGGCCGAAAAGCATTTGTACATTTCCTACGCACGTTTCAAAGACGATAACAAGGAACTGGAACCTTCCATGTTCATCGCTGAAATTCAGCAGGAAAGTCCATTGCCGGTGGAAAGACCGGTGGTTTCCCCTGAAACGATGGCGGAATTTAATATCGTAAACTTCTCGCAACCAGCCGCGCCGGAGATAGAAAGACTGGAAACGGAATTCATTACGCGGGTGCTGGAACGCTTTACCATGAACGTTACGGCATTGAGCAATTACCTGAAATGTCCGCTGGAATTTTATTTCAGAAGTCTGATCCGCATTCCTTCCCCCAAAAACGAAGCCACCGAATTTGGATCCGCCGTACACCACGCCGTAGAGCAACTGTTCAGGAAAATGCAGGACATGAACAAGCAGTTCCCGCCCATGCAGGTATTCCTGGAAGATTTCTCCTGGTACATGTACCGCCACCGCGAGAGTTTTACCAAAGAACAGTTTGAAAGGAGAATGGAATATGGCAAGGAGATTCTCGCCAATTACTACCAGCATTACATCGACAAATGGAATAAAGTAGTGGTGGTGGAAAGGAATATCCGGAACGTGGTAGTGGATGGGGTGCCGCTGAAAGGAAAACTGGACAAACTCGAATTTGACGGCAGTCATGTGAACGTTGTGGACTATAAATCCGGCGACCCGGACAACGGGATCAAAAAACTGTCTGGTCCTTCTGAAAAAGACCCCAACGGCGGCGACTACTGGCGGCAGGCCGTTTTCTATAAAATCCTGGTGGATGGCTACGAGAACCGCGACTGGAAAGTAATCAGTTCCGAATTTGATTTCATTGAACCCGATAAAAAGAAGCAATACCGCAAGGAAAAAGTGCTGATCACCGATGCCGATACCACCACCGTGAAACAACAGATCAAAACCGTGTGGGAACGCATACAGGCGCACGATTTTTACACCGGCTGCGGCGCATCCGACTGCCACTGGTGCAATTTTGTGAAAACGAACGAACTGGCCGTAAGCCTGCATACTTTGAACCCCGATGAGGGGGAAGCGTAA
- the paaE gene encoding 1,2-phenylacetyl-CoA epoxidase subunit PaaE, whose protein sequence is MAVHFHPLTIKDIRRETPECVSIAFDIPEALADTFRFIQGQNITLRAQVNGEEIRRSYSICAAPSENELRVAIKEVFNGAFSGLANKKLKPGDVLEVMPPTGRFFTPLDPGTKRNYLAFAAGSGITPVLSLIKTTLVTEPQSSFTLVYGNRNRGSIIFREALEALKNKYVSRFRVVHILSREQSDTPIGNGRIDAEKCLQLFHKLIDPLQMHAIYLCGPETMIFAVKESLEAIGVDKAKIHFELFNTPGQTNDIKPITFKENQGKTSKVTIRLDGNAFSFDLPWNGISVLDAALAKGADLPFACKGGVCCTCRAKVVKGEVDMDINYALEKDELAAGFVLTCQAHPRSDEVEIDFDQR, encoded by the coding sequence GTGGCCGTACATTTTCATCCCCTCACGATCAAAGACATAAGAAGAGAAACACCCGAGTGCGTTTCCATCGCCTTCGATATACCCGAAGCACTGGCAGACACTTTCCGTTTCATCCAGGGCCAGAACATCACGTTGCGCGCACAGGTAAACGGGGAGGAGATCAGAAGGTCCTACTCGATCTGCGCCGCTCCTTCTGAAAACGAATTGCGGGTGGCGATCAAAGAAGTTTTTAACGGCGCCTTCTCGGGCCTCGCCAACAAAAAGCTGAAACCCGGTGATGTGCTGGAAGTGATGCCGCCCACCGGACGCTTCTTTACACCGCTGGATCCAGGTACGAAAAGGAATTACCTTGCTTTCGCTGCGGGAAGCGGGATCACACCGGTATTGTCGCTGATCAAAACCACACTGGTAACGGAGCCACAAAGCAGTTTTACATTGGTATACGGCAACAGGAACCGGGGCAGCATCATCTTCCGCGAAGCTCTGGAGGCATTGAAGAACAAATACGTTTCCAGGTTCCGCGTGGTCCATATCCTGAGCAGGGAGCAATCAGACACTCCAATTGGCAACGGCAGGATAGATGCTGAAAAATGCCTGCAACTGTTCCATAAACTCATCGATCCACTACAGATGCACGCCATCTACCTTTGCGGACCTGAAACCATGATCTTCGCTGTAAAAGAATCGCTTGAAGCAATCGGCGTCGACAAAGCGAAGATTCATTTCGAATTGTTCAACACACCCGGACAAACCAACGACATCAAGCCAATCACTTTTAAAGAAAATCAGGGTAAAACAAGCAAGGTCACCATCCGACTGGATGGCAACGCCTTCTCCTTCGATCTTCCCTGGAACGGTATTTCGGTGCTGGATGCCGCACTGGCCAAAGGAGCCGACCTGCCCTTCGCCTGCAAAGGCGGGGTATGCTGTACCTGCCGCGCGAAAGTAGTAAAAGGCGAAGTGGACATGGACATCAACTACGCATTGGAAAAGGATGAACTCGCGGCAGGGTTTGTATTAACCTGCCAGGCGCATCCCCGCAGCGATGAAGTGGAAATCGACTTCGACCAGCGTTAA
- a CDS encoding Ig-like domain-containing protein — protein sequence MMQLKNGLSFSIITAVILIWLQSCANMAAPTGGPRDSLPPILLRASPPDSTLNLKGGKETRIVFDFDEYIELDNIQQNLIVSPTLKGTPFVTRKLRTVTVRIKDTLDENTTYTLDFGNGIKDLNEGNPFKNFRYTFSTGNYLDSLSLSGKITLAEDGKTDTTLMVMLHRNLDDSAVVKEKPRYYTRVNNKGAFTFRNLPPGQFKLYALKDESGMGRYMKPDQMFAFSDSIINTAAANENIELFAYVEEKESKKEKPKATKPGAKPQLSKKDSTLRFQPNLDGQQMDLLKALTLTFPRPIATFDSTKLQLTDSTYKPVAGYTYSFDTSRTILTLTYPWPAETGFNLLSTEGSVIDSLGGSLPTDTLTFTTKRKRDYGSLRLRFTNYNSAGTPLVLQLVANNEVKASIPVSAGVVYRELFPPGEYELRILIDENNNGKWDPGSFFGGRKQPEKVRPYEKKLSVKANWDNELSIEL from the coding sequence ATGATGCAATTAAAGAACGGGCTTTCTTTCAGTATAATCACCGCTGTAATACTAATCTGGCTGCAGAGTTGCGCCAATATGGCCGCGCCCACCGGGGGACCGCGCGATTCCCTGCCGCCAATATTACTCCGGGCTTCCCCACCCGATTCCACCCTCAACCTGAAAGGCGGCAAAGAAACCAGGATCGTATTCGATTTTGATGAATACATTGAACTCGATAATATCCAGCAGAACCTGATCGTGTCCCCCACGCTCAAAGGAACCCCGTTCGTAACCCGGAAACTCCGTACCGTTACCGTGCGCATCAAGGATACCCTGGACGAAAACACCACGTACACCCTCGATTTCGGAAACGGCATCAAGGACCTGAACGAAGGCAATCCCTTTAAAAACTTCCGTTATACTTTCTCCACCGGCAATTACCTCGACTCACTAAGCTTGTCTGGTAAAATCACCCTCGCCGAAGACGGCAAAACCGACACCACACTGATGGTGATGCTCCACCGTAACCTGGACGATTCCGCCGTTGTAAAGGAGAAGCCCCGTTATTATACCCGGGTGAACAACAAAGGAGCATTTACCTTCAGGAACCTGCCCCCGGGCCAGTTCAAACTGTACGCCCTGAAAGATGAGAGCGGCATGGGAAGATATATGAAGCCCGACCAAATGTTCGCGTTCAGCGACTCAATCATCAATACCGCCGCCGCGAACGAGAACATCGAACTGTTCGCTTACGTGGAAGAAAAAGAAAGCAAAAAAGAGAAGCCGAAAGCCACGAAACCCGGCGCCAAACCACAACTCAGCAAAAAAGATTCCACCTTGCGCTTCCAGCCCAATCTAGATGGACAACAGATGGACCTGCTGAAAGCGCTGACACTCACTTTCCCCCGGCCCATCGCCACCTTCGATTCCACAAAACTGCAATTGACCGATTCCACGTATAAACCGGTGGCTGGGTATACTTACTCGTTTGACACATCCCGCACCATACTTACGCTCACCTATCCGTGGCCCGCGGAAACCGGGTTCAACCTGCTTTCTACCGAAGGCTCGGTCATCGATTCACTGGGCGGGTCACTGCCCACCGATACGCTTACATTCACCACCAAACGCAAACGCGATTACGGCAGCCTGCGACTCCGGTTCACCAATTACAATTCAGCCGGCACACCGCTCGTATTGCAACTGGTGGCCAACAATGAAGTAAAAGCGTCCATACCGGTTTCGGCAGGTGTGGTGTACAGGGAACTTTTCCCGCCCGGCGAATATGAACTCCGGATACTGATAGATGAAAACAACAACGGCAAATGGGATCCCGGCAGCTTTTTCGGCGGACGAAAACAACCGGAAAAGGTGCGTCCCTACGAAAAGAAACTATCGGTAAAAGCCAATTGGGACAACGAACTCTCCATAGAATTGTAA
- a CDS encoding transferase hexapeptide repeat family protein: MFYAFKGFRPVVHPSAFVHPTAVVTGNVIIGKRVYIGPGAALRGDWGAVVVEDGCNVQENCTLHMFPGKRVVLREGAHIGHGAVIHGAEVGRNTLVGMNAVVMDDVVIGEECIIGALSFIRAGEQVAPRSLMAGNPARLIKQVSEEMLQWKTQGTALYQALPDEMRASWEPCEPLPEVEPDRPSQEVLYQTWKELNTKQ; the protein is encoded by the coding sequence ATGTTTTACGCGTTCAAGGGATTTCGGCCGGTCGTTCATCCATCTGCGTTTGTGCATCCAACTGCTGTGGTTACAGGGAATGTAATCATCGGGAAGCGGGTGTACATTGGTCCCGGCGCTGCGCTTCGGGGCGATTGGGGCGCGGTGGTGGTGGAAGATGGTTGTAATGTACAGGAGAACTGCACCCTGCACATGTTTCCGGGCAAGCGGGTGGTGCTGCGAGAAGGTGCGCACATCGGACATGGTGCCGTGATCCATGGTGCGGAGGTGGGAAGGAATACGTTGGTGGGGATGAACGCGGTGGTGATGGACGATGTGGTGATAGGCGAAGAATGTATTATAGGGGCGTTGAGTTTTATCCGTGCGGGAGAACAGGTGGCGCCACGGAGCCTGATGGCAGGAAACCCGGCAAGACTGATCAAACAGGTGTCGGAGGAAATGTTGCAATGGAAGACCCAGGGAACGGCTTTATACCAGGCCCTCCCGGATGAGATGCGTGCATCCTGGGAACCTTGTGAGCCACTGCCCGAGGTGGAACCGGATCGTCCATCGCAGGAAGTATTGTACCAAACCTGGAAAGAACTGAATACAAAGCAATGA
- a CDS encoding multidrug efflux SMR transporter, with protein MNWIILIIAGFFEVGFATCLGKARETSGSTAAWWMAGFFVCLIISMYGLYKATQTLPIGTAYAVWTGIGAVGSVLMGIFVFKEPADAWRLFFLTTLIASIIGLKVVSH; from the coding sequence ATGAACTGGATCATCCTAATTATAGCCGGCTTCTTTGAAGTAGGCTTCGCCACCTGCCTGGGAAAGGCGCGCGAAACATCGGGCAGTACAGCCGCCTGGTGGATGGCAGGCTTTTTTGTTTGCCTCATCATCAGTATGTATGGACTATACAAGGCTACGCAGACGTTGCCCATCGGCACGGCGTATGCGGTTTGGACCGGCATCGGGGCGGTAGGATCCGTACTGATGGGGATATTTGTTTTCAAAGAACCTGCAGATGCCTGGCGCTTGTTTTTCCTGACCACCCTAATCGCCTCCATCATCGGGCTGAAAGTGGTTTCGCACTAA
- the recR gene encoding recombination mediator RecR gives MQFPSSLLENAVAEFSKLPGIGKKTALRLVLHLLKQDPEHASRFGEAIVKMRQEIKFCKRCFNISDTDTCGICSNPLRKQDTICVVENIRDVIAIESTQQFSGTYHVLGGVISPLDGVGPDQLNIESLVKRVGTEGTRELIFALNPNIQGDTTIYYIQKKLQPFPVNITTIARGISFGGELEYADEMTLARSIANRLPVEKYVGK, from the coding sequence ATGCAGTTTCCATCTTCCCTGCTCGAAAACGCCGTCGCGGAGTTCAGTAAATTGCCCGGCATCGGTAAAAAAACCGCGCTCCGCCTGGTGCTACACCTGTTGAAGCAGGACCCCGAACATGCCAGCCGGTTCGGCGAAGCCATCGTTAAGATGCGCCAGGAAATAAAATTCTGCAAACGTTGTTTCAATATCTCCGATACCGATACCTGCGGTATCTGCAGCAATCCGCTCCGGAAACAGGATACCATTTGCGTGGTGGAGAACATCCGTGATGTGATCGCTATTGAAAGCACCCAGCAATTCAGTGGTACATACCATGTTTTGGGTGGGGTGATTTCACCACTTGACGGCGTGGGCCCCGATCAGCTGAACATAGAATCACTGGTGAAAAGGGTTGGCACAGAAGGTACACGTGAACTCATTTTTGCTTTAAACCCGAACATTCAGGGTGATACCACCATTTATTATATCCAGAAAAAACTCCAGCCCTTCCCGGTGAATATCACCACCATCGCAAGGGGTATTTCTTTTGGGGGAGAACTGGAATACGCCGATGAGATGACCCTCGCCCGCTCCATCGCCAACCGTTTACCTGTAGAGAAATATGTAGGGAAGTAG
- a CDS encoding enoyl-CoA hydratase-related protein — MEPVLLDKNGAVARIALNRPDKLNSFNRAMAFALQDALKDCAEDNTIRAIVITGNGKAFSAGQDLAEVTDPNGPGMEKILSEHYNPIILAIRNMPKPVVAAVNGVAAGAGANIALACDIVLASEEAAFIQAFSRIGLVPDSGGTWFLPRLVGWQRALALAITGDKVTAKEAQQMGMIYKALPAESFQAETETLVNKLAAMPTKAVAFIKDALERSWQNTLETQLAIEDVLQQKAAATNDFKEGVAAFLEKRHPLFTGN, encoded by the coding sequence ATGGAACCTGTATTGCTTGATAAAAACGGCGCGGTTGCCCGCATTGCCCTCAACCGTCCCGATAAACTTAATTCCTTCAACAGGGCAATGGCTTTCGCCCTTCAGGATGCTTTAAAAGATTGCGCTGAAGACAACACCATCCGAGCTATCGTAATAACCGGAAATGGAAAAGCGTTCAGCGCCGGCCAGGACCTGGCCGAAGTGACCGATCCCAACGGCCCCGGCATGGAAAAGATTTTAAGTGAACATTATAACCCTATTATACTCGCCATAAGGAATATGCCGAAACCTGTAGTTGCCGCTGTGAATGGCGTAGCGGCAGGTGCAGGCGCCAACATTGCCCTGGCCTGCGATATTGTCCTGGCTTCGGAAGAGGCGGCTTTCATCCAGGCTTTTTCAAGGATCGGACTGGTGCCAGACAGCGGCGGAACCTGGTTCCTGCCACGGCTGGTAGGCTGGCAACGTGCCTTGGCCCTCGCCATCACCGGCGATAAAGTAACGGCAAAGGAAGCACAACAAATGGGTATGATCTATAAAGCGCTGCCTGCTGAAAGCTTTCAGGCTGAAACTGAAACCCTCGTTAATAAACTCGCCGCAATGCCCACCAAAGCGGTTGCGTTCATCAAAGATGCATTGGAGCGATCCTGGCAGAATACTTTGGAAACGCAACTGGCCATAGAAGATGTGCTGCAACAGAAAGCCGCCGCCACAAACGACTTTAAAGAAGGTGTTGCCGCCTTCCTCGAAAAACGACACCCCTTATTCACCGGAAACTAA